The Candidatus Brocadiaceae bacterium genome includes the window GAGGATAAACGTATCGCCGTTATGGCACAGGCCGGCATTGGAATAGGAAAATACCCGGAGACCTTTACCTTTTACGCGATACCACGCGCGCCTCATACGGTATCAGAGGTTGAGGCTGCCTTTTACGAGGAGGTAGAGAAACTCAAAAAAGAGCCTCCCTCTGATTGGGAGCTGCAGAAGATCAAAAACCAGATTGAAGCAAGCTTTATACGAAAATTGAACAGCGTTTCCGGACTTGCCAGTGAAATCGGCTATTATGAACTACTTTCCGATTGGCGGTACATTAATACCTATCAGGAAAAGGTTGCACAGGTAACCGCGAATGACGTTGTGGGCGTCGCGAATAAATATCTCAAGAAAAAAAATAGAACGGTGGCCCTGCTGGTTAAAAAAGAAATTGAGGAGGTTGCACAATGAACCTGAATAGGTATGCGAAGAGGATCGTTTTTTCTTTTATAGCGTGCGCTGTATGCCTGCTTTCCCTGGCATACGAGCAGAAACTCTTTGCGCAGCCACACGGGCAAAAAGCCGCGGAAGGGCCATTAAACAGAAAGGCCGAGTCTGAAGGGGCAAGGATTGTTTCCGGTTTCCAATTTAAACCCCTTAACTTTGTTCCGCCAATGGTGGAAAGAGTAGAGCTTAAAAACGGCATGATAGTCTATTTGCTGGAGGATCATGATTTGCCTCTTTTTTACGCCACGGCTCGCATCAGAACAGGAGCTGTTTATGAGCCAGAGGAAAAGTCCGGATTGGCAAGCTTAACAGGACATGTCATGAGAAGCGGCGGGACTGTGTCCATGCCTTCCGACAAGATGAACAAAGAACTTGAATTTTTAGCCGCTTCTGTAGAGACATCTATTGACAGGGAATCAGGAAGCGCGAGTCTGTCCGTGCTCAAGAAGGATATTGACACAGGTCTTGCGATCTTTGCCGATGTGCTTATGCATCCTGCCTTTCCTGAGGACAAAATCAAGATGAGAAAGGACGAGGTCATTGAGTCGATTCGTCGAGAAAACGATCATCCGATGCAAATCGCCGGCAGAGAATTTCGAAAGATCCTTTATGACAGTGGACACCCGTACAGCAGACGGGTAGATGGAACCATTGAATCGATTGGGAAAATTACCCGGGATGATCTTGTTTCTTTTCATAAGCAATTTTTTCATCCGAACAATAGTATTCTTGGCATATCGGGAGATTTTAACAAGGAAGAGATAATTAAAAAACTTAACATGGTATTTGCTGGTTGGAAGAAGCAGGAGTTGCAATATCCTGAAGTCCCCACGGTAAAGCGGGAATTTAAAAAGACCGTGAATTACATTTACAAAGACATAAACCAGGCAAATGTCATCATGGGACATCTTGGTATCAGCCGAACAAACCCTGATTATTTTGCTGTTGAAATAATGAATTTTATTCTGGGAGGAGGGGGGTTTTCCGCCCGGATTACGAGCAGAATC containing:
- a CDS encoding insulinase family protein, yielding MNLNRYAKRIVFSFIACAVCLLSLAYEQKLFAQPHGQKAAEGPLNRKAESEGARIVSGFQFKPLNFVPPMVERVELKNGMIVYLLEDHDLPLFYATARIRTGAVYEPEEKSGLASLTGHVMRSGGTVSMPSDKMNKELEFLAASVETSIDRESGSASLSVLKKDIDTGLAIFADVLMHPAFPEDKIKMRKDEVIESIRRENDHPMQIAGREFRKILYDSGHPYSRRVDGTIESIGKITRDDLVSFHKQFFHPNNSILGISGDFNKEEIIKKLNMVFAGWKKQELQYPEVPTVKREFKKTVNYIYKDINQANVIMGHLGISRTNPDYFAVEIMNFILGGGGFSARITSRIRSEEGLAYSAFSAFQTSRDIGIFYVSCQTKLQSTNRAIAIALEEMEKMRTAPVSEEDLLLAKETYVNQFIFQFTTSASIVGQKVDIEYKGLPLNYLETYVENVKAVTLKDVEDVAKKYLHPDKIKILVVGDKEKFDKPLDTFGKVIVLGLD